One stretch of Athene noctua chromosome 27, bAthNoc1.hap1.1, whole genome shotgun sequence DNA includes these proteins:
- the CRTC1 gene encoding CREB-regulated transcription coactivator 1 isoform X6 produces MAASNNPRKFSEKIALHNQKQAEETAAFEEVMKDLSLTRAHRLQLQKTQYLQLGQSRGQYYGGSLPNVNQIGNSAMDLPFQHNGALAEAFGAVPVSLTPFQSSGLDTSRTTRHHGLVDRVYRDRNRLGSPHRRPLSVDKHGRQVDSCPYGTVYLSPPSDTSWRRTNSDSALHQSTMTPTQQESFSGGSQDMQQKRVLLLTVPGMEETTSEADKTLSKQGWDTKKTGSSRPKSCEVPGINIFPSADQENTTTLIPATHNTGGSLPDLTNIHFPSPLPTPLDPEESTFPALSSSNSTGNLAANLTHLGISTASQGMTTTPAPSQQHRQPAVSPLSLSADSRRPQSQQMSPTLSPLSPITQAVAMDALSLEQQLPPYPFFTQTTSQQQQQTQVASTLPQNTPLMQTSGLQRGTQLPPLSVTVPSSIPQSPPGSQTQPSMGIDINSLEQFNMIENAISSNSLYSPCSTLNYSQAAMMGLTGSHGSLQDSQQLNYSSHGNIPNIILTVTGESPPSLSKELTSSLAGVGDVSFDTDSQFPLDELKIDPLTLDGLHMLNDPDMVLTDPATEDTFRMDRL; encoded by the exons TTACAGCTGCAGAAAACCCAATATTTGCAACTGGGACAGAGTCGTGGCCAGTACTACGGTGGGTCACTGCCAAATGTGAATCAGATTGGAAACAGTGCCATGGATCTCCCCTTCCAG CACAACGGAGCTCTGGCAGAAGCCTTTGGAGCAGTTCCTGTCTCTTTG ACTCCTTTTCAGTCGTCGGGGTTGGACACAAGCAGAACAACTCGACATCATGGTCTGGTGGACAGAGTGTATCGTGACAGAAACCGTCTTGGCTCCCCGCATCGACGCCCTCTCTCTGTGGATAAACATGGAAGACAA GTGGACAGCTGTCCGTACGGCACTGTGTATCTGTCACCTCCGTCAGACACGAGCTGGAGAAG GACAAATTCTGATTCTGCCTTGCACCAGAGTACTATGACTCCAACACAACAAGAATCCTTCTCAGGAGGGTCACAGGACATGCAGCAGAAAAGAg ttttattactGACTGTCCCTGGAATGGAGGAAACCACCTCTGAGGCAGACAAAACCCTCTCTAAGCAGGGATGGGACACTAAAAAG ACTGGGTCATCAAGACCTAAATCATGTGAAGTTCCAGGAATCAA CATCTTTCCATCAGCTGACCAGGAAAACACTACAACACTGATTCCTGCTACGCATAACACAGGTGGCTCCCTGCCAGACCTGACAAACAtccatttcccttcccctctcccaacACCGTTAGATCCTGAGGAATCCACATTCCCAGCCCTGAGTAGCTCCAATAGTACCGGAAATCTTGCTGCCAATCTGACTCACTTGGGCATCAGCACTGCCAGTCAGG GAATGACGACGAcgccagccccttcccagcagcaccGTCAGCCAGCCGTCAGCCCCCTCTCCCTGAGCGCAGACTCCAGACGACCACAGTCACAGCAAATGTCTCCTACGCTTTCCCCTTTGTCACCAATTACTCAG GCCGTGGCTATGGATGCGTTGTCTCTGGAGCAGCAGCTTCCCCCATATCCATTTTTTACCCAGACAACTtcccagcaacagcagcagaccCAGGTGGCAAGTACACTGCCTCAGAATACTCCTTTAATGCAGACCTCTGGTTTACAGCGAGGAACACAGCTCCCCCCACTCTCCGTCACGGTACCTTCTTCCATCCCCCAGTCACCTCCGGGTAGCCAGACCCAACCGTCAATGGGAATAGACATCAACTCG CTTGAACAGTTTAACATGATAGAAAACGCCATTAGTTCCAACAGCCTGTACAGCCCTTGTTCCACCCTTAACTACTCCCAGGCCGCCATGATGGGACTCACTGGCAGTCATGGCAGCTTGCAGGACTCGCAGCAGCTCAATTACTCCAGCCATGGAAACATCCCCAACATCATTCTTACAG TGACAGGAGAATCTCCTCCCAGCTTATCAAAAGAACTGACCAGCTCTTTGGCAGGAGTGGGAGACGTCAGCTTTGACACGGATTCCCAGTTCCCTCTGGATGAACTCAAAATTGACCCTTTAACCTTGGATGGACTGCACATGCTGAACGACCCAGACATGGTCCTCACCGACCCCGCCACAGAGGACACGTTCAGGATGGACCGGCTGTGA
- the CRTC1 gene encoding CREB-regulated transcription coactivator 1 isoform X5, translating to MAASNNPRKFSEKIALHNQKQAEETAAFEEVMKDLSLTRAHRLQLQKTQYLQLGQSRGQYYGGSLPNVNQIGNSAMDLPFQHNGALAEAFGAVPVSLTPFQSSGLDTSRTTRHHGLVDRVYRDRNRLGSPHRRPLSVDKHGRQVDSCPYGTVYLSPPSDTSWRRTNSDSALHQSTMTPTQQESFSGGSQDMQQKRVLLLTVPGMEETTSEADKTLSKQGWDTKKTGSSRPKSCEVPGINIFPSADQENTTTLIPATHNTGMTTTPAPSQQHRQPAVSPLSLSADSRRPQSQQMSPTLSPLSPITQAVAMDALSLEQQLPPYPFFTQTTSQQQQQTQVASTLPQNTPLMQTSGLQRGTQLPPLSVTVPSSIPQSPPGSQTQPSMGIDINSASLQQYRSNAGSPANQSPTSPVSNQGFSPGSSPQHSSILGSVFGDSYYDQQMTARQANALSHQLEQFNMIENAISSNSLYSPCSTLNYSQAAMMGLTGSHGSLQDSQQLNYSSHGNIPNIILTVTGESPPSLSKELTSSLAGVGDVSFDTDSQFPLDELKIDPLTLDGLHMLNDPDMVLTDPATEDTFRMDRL from the exons TTACAGCTGCAGAAAACCCAATATTTGCAACTGGGACAGAGTCGTGGCCAGTACTACGGTGGGTCACTGCCAAATGTGAATCAGATTGGAAACAGTGCCATGGATCTCCCCTTCCAG CACAACGGAGCTCTGGCAGAAGCCTTTGGAGCAGTTCCTGTCTCTTTG ACTCCTTTTCAGTCGTCGGGGTTGGACACAAGCAGAACAACTCGACATCATGGTCTGGTGGACAGAGTGTATCGTGACAGAAACCGTCTTGGCTCCCCGCATCGACGCCCTCTCTCTGTGGATAAACATGGAAGACAA GTGGACAGCTGTCCGTACGGCACTGTGTATCTGTCACCTCCGTCAGACACGAGCTGGAGAAG GACAAATTCTGATTCTGCCTTGCACCAGAGTACTATGACTCCAACACAACAAGAATCCTTCTCAGGAGGGTCACAGGACATGCAGCAGAAAAGAg ttttattactGACTGTCCCTGGAATGGAGGAAACCACCTCTGAGGCAGACAAAACCCTCTCTAAGCAGGGATGGGACACTAAAAAG ACTGGGTCATCAAGACCTAAATCATGTGAAGTTCCAGGAATCAA CATCTTTCCATCAGCTGACCAGGAAAACACTACAACACTGATTCCTGCTACGCATAACACAG GAATGACGACGAcgccagccccttcccagcagcaccGTCAGCCAGCCGTCAGCCCCCTCTCCCTGAGCGCAGACTCCAGACGACCACAGTCACAGCAAATGTCTCCTACGCTTTCCCCTTTGTCACCAATTACTCAG GCCGTGGCTATGGATGCGTTGTCTCTGGAGCAGCAGCTTCCCCCATATCCATTTTTTACCCAGACAACTtcccagcaacagcagcagaccCAGGTGGCAAGTACACTGCCTCAGAATACTCCTTTAATGCAGACCTCTGGTTTACAGCGAGGAACACAGCTCCCCCCACTCTCCGTCACGGTACCTTCTTCCATCCCCCAGTCACCTCCGGGTAGCCAGACCCAACCGTCAATGGGAATAGACATCAACTCG GCTTCACTCCAGCAGTACCGCAGTAATGCTGGATCCCCAGCCAACCAGTCTCCCACCTCTCCTGTCTCCAATCAAGGCTTCTCTCCTGGCAGCTCCCCTCAA cattcTTCCATTCTGGGGAGTGTATTTGGTGACTCCTATTATGATCAGCAGATGACAGCTAGGCAGGCTAATGCCCTATCCCATCAG CTTGAACAGTTTAACATGATAGAAAACGCCATTAGTTCCAACAGCCTGTACAGCCCTTGTTCCACCCTTAACTACTCCCAGGCCGCCATGATGGGACTCACTGGCAGTCATGGCAGCTTGCAGGACTCGCAGCAGCTCAATTACTCCAGCCATGGAAACATCCCCAACATCATTCTTACAG TGACAGGAGAATCTCCTCCCAGCTTATCAAAAGAACTGACCAGCTCTTTGGCAGGAGTGGGAGACGTCAGCTTTGACACGGATTCCCAGTTCCCTCTGGATGAACTCAAAATTGACCCTTTAACCTTGGATGGACTGCACATGCTGAACGACCCAGACATGGTCCTCACCGACCCCGCCACAGAGGACACGTTCAGGATGGACCGGCTGTGA
- the CRTC1 gene encoding CREB-regulated transcription coactivator 1 isoform X2, with the protein MAASNNPRKFSEKIALHNQKQAEETAAFEEVMKDLSLTRAHRLQLQKTQYLQLGQSRGQYYGGSLPNVNQIGNSAMDLPFQTPFQSSGLDTSRTTRHHGLVDRVYRDRNRLGSPHRRPLSVDKHGRQVDSCPYGTVYLSPPSDTSWRRTNSDSALHQSTMTPTQQESFSGGSQDMQQKRVLLLTVPGMEETTSEADKTLSKQGWDTKKTGSSRPKSCEVPGINIFPSADQENTTTLIPATHNTGGSLPDLTNIHFPSPLPTPLDPEESTFPALSSSNSTGNLAANLTHLGISTASQGMTTTPAPSQQHRQPAVSPLSLSADSRRPQSQQMSPTLSPLSPITQAVAMDALSLEQQLPPYPFFTQTTSQQQQQTQVASTLPQNTPLMQTSGLQRGTQLPPLSVTVPSSIPQSPPGSQTQPSMGIDINSASLQQYRSNAGSPANQSPTSPVSNQGFSPGSSPQHSSILGSVFGDSYYDQQMTARQANALSHQLEQFNMIENAISSNSLYSPCSTLNYSQAAMMGLTGSHGSLQDSQQLNYSSHGNIPNIILTVTGESPPSLSKELTSSLAGVGDVSFDTDSQFPLDELKIDPLTLDGLHMLNDPDMVLTDPATEDTFRMDRL; encoded by the exons TTACAGCTGCAGAAAACCCAATATTTGCAACTGGGACAGAGTCGTGGCCAGTACTACGGTGGGTCACTGCCAAATGTGAATCAGATTGGAAACAGTGCCATGGATCTCCCCTTCCAG ACTCCTTTTCAGTCGTCGGGGTTGGACACAAGCAGAACAACTCGACATCATGGTCTGGTGGACAGAGTGTATCGTGACAGAAACCGTCTTGGCTCCCCGCATCGACGCCCTCTCTCTGTGGATAAACATGGAAGACAA GTGGACAGCTGTCCGTACGGCACTGTGTATCTGTCACCTCCGTCAGACACGAGCTGGAGAAG GACAAATTCTGATTCTGCCTTGCACCAGAGTACTATGACTCCAACACAACAAGAATCCTTCTCAGGAGGGTCACAGGACATGCAGCAGAAAAGAg ttttattactGACTGTCCCTGGAATGGAGGAAACCACCTCTGAGGCAGACAAAACCCTCTCTAAGCAGGGATGGGACACTAAAAAG ACTGGGTCATCAAGACCTAAATCATGTGAAGTTCCAGGAATCAA CATCTTTCCATCAGCTGACCAGGAAAACACTACAACACTGATTCCTGCTACGCATAACACAGGTGGCTCCCTGCCAGACCTGACAAACAtccatttcccttcccctctcccaacACCGTTAGATCCTGAGGAATCCACATTCCCAGCCCTGAGTAGCTCCAATAGTACCGGAAATCTTGCTGCCAATCTGACTCACTTGGGCATCAGCACTGCCAGTCAGG GAATGACGACGAcgccagccccttcccagcagcaccGTCAGCCAGCCGTCAGCCCCCTCTCCCTGAGCGCAGACTCCAGACGACCACAGTCACAGCAAATGTCTCCTACGCTTTCCCCTTTGTCACCAATTACTCAG GCCGTGGCTATGGATGCGTTGTCTCTGGAGCAGCAGCTTCCCCCATATCCATTTTTTACCCAGACAACTtcccagcaacagcagcagaccCAGGTGGCAAGTACACTGCCTCAGAATACTCCTTTAATGCAGACCTCTGGTTTACAGCGAGGAACACAGCTCCCCCCACTCTCCGTCACGGTACCTTCTTCCATCCCCCAGTCACCTCCGGGTAGCCAGACCCAACCGTCAATGGGAATAGACATCAACTCG GCTTCACTCCAGCAGTACCGCAGTAATGCTGGATCCCCAGCCAACCAGTCTCCCACCTCTCCTGTCTCCAATCAAGGCTTCTCTCCTGGCAGCTCCCCTCAA cattcTTCCATTCTGGGGAGTGTATTTGGTGACTCCTATTATGATCAGCAGATGACAGCTAGGCAGGCTAATGCCCTATCCCATCAG CTTGAACAGTTTAACATGATAGAAAACGCCATTAGTTCCAACAGCCTGTACAGCCCTTGTTCCACCCTTAACTACTCCCAGGCCGCCATGATGGGACTCACTGGCAGTCATGGCAGCTTGCAGGACTCGCAGCAGCTCAATTACTCCAGCCATGGAAACATCCCCAACATCATTCTTACAG TGACAGGAGAATCTCCTCCCAGCTTATCAAAAGAACTGACCAGCTCTTTGGCAGGAGTGGGAGACGTCAGCTTTGACACGGATTCCCAGTTCCCTCTGGATGAACTCAAAATTGACCCTTTAACCTTGGATGGACTGCACATGCTGAACGACCCAGACATGGTCCTCACCGACCCCGCCACAGAGGACACGTTCAGGATGGACCGGCTGTGA
- the CRTC1 gene encoding CREB-regulated transcription coactivator 1 isoform X3 yields the protein MAASNNPRKFSEKIALHNQKQAEETAAFEEVMKDLSLTRAHRLQLQKTQYLQLGQSRGQYYGGSLPNVNQIGNSAMDLPFQHNGALAEAFGAVPVSLTPFQSSGLDTSRTTRHHGLVDRVYRDRNRLGSPHRRPLSVDKHGRQVDSCPYGTVYLSPPSDTSWRRTNSDSALHQSTMTPTQQESFSGGSQDMQQKRVLLLTVPGMEETTSEADKTLSKQGWDTKKTGSSRPKSCEVPGINIFPSADQENTTTLIPATHNTGGSLPDLTNIHFPSPLPTPLDPEESTFPALSSSNSTGNLAANLTHLGISTASQGMTTTPAPSQQHRQPAVSPLSLSADSRRPQSQQMSPTLSPLSPITQAVAMDALSLEQQLPPYPFFTQTTSQQQQQTQVASTLPQNTPLMQTSGLQRGTQLPPLSVTVPSSIPQSPPGSQTQPSMGIDINSASLQQYRSNAGSPANQSPTSPVSNQGFSPGSSPQLEQFNMIENAISSNSLYSPCSTLNYSQAAMMGLTGSHGSLQDSQQLNYSSHGNIPNIILTVTGESPPSLSKELTSSLAGVGDVSFDTDSQFPLDELKIDPLTLDGLHMLNDPDMVLTDPATEDTFRMDRL from the exons TTACAGCTGCAGAAAACCCAATATTTGCAACTGGGACAGAGTCGTGGCCAGTACTACGGTGGGTCACTGCCAAATGTGAATCAGATTGGAAACAGTGCCATGGATCTCCCCTTCCAG CACAACGGAGCTCTGGCAGAAGCCTTTGGAGCAGTTCCTGTCTCTTTG ACTCCTTTTCAGTCGTCGGGGTTGGACACAAGCAGAACAACTCGACATCATGGTCTGGTGGACAGAGTGTATCGTGACAGAAACCGTCTTGGCTCCCCGCATCGACGCCCTCTCTCTGTGGATAAACATGGAAGACAA GTGGACAGCTGTCCGTACGGCACTGTGTATCTGTCACCTCCGTCAGACACGAGCTGGAGAAG GACAAATTCTGATTCTGCCTTGCACCAGAGTACTATGACTCCAACACAACAAGAATCCTTCTCAGGAGGGTCACAGGACATGCAGCAGAAAAGAg ttttattactGACTGTCCCTGGAATGGAGGAAACCACCTCTGAGGCAGACAAAACCCTCTCTAAGCAGGGATGGGACACTAAAAAG ACTGGGTCATCAAGACCTAAATCATGTGAAGTTCCAGGAATCAA CATCTTTCCATCAGCTGACCAGGAAAACACTACAACACTGATTCCTGCTACGCATAACACAGGTGGCTCCCTGCCAGACCTGACAAACAtccatttcccttcccctctcccaacACCGTTAGATCCTGAGGAATCCACATTCCCAGCCCTGAGTAGCTCCAATAGTACCGGAAATCTTGCTGCCAATCTGACTCACTTGGGCATCAGCACTGCCAGTCAGG GAATGACGACGAcgccagccccttcccagcagcaccGTCAGCCAGCCGTCAGCCCCCTCTCCCTGAGCGCAGACTCCAGACGACCACAGTCACAGCAAATGTCTCCTACGCTTTCCCCTTTGTCACCAATTACTCAG GCCGTGGCTATGGATGCGTTGTCTCTGGAGCAGCAGCTTCCCCCATATCCATTTTTTACCCAGACAACTtcccagcaacagcagcagaccCAGGTGGCAAGTACACTGCCTCAGAATACTCCTTTAATGCAGACCTCTGGTTTACAGCGAGGAACACAGCTCCCCCCACTCTCCGTCACGGTACCTTCTTCCATCCCCCAGTCACCTCCGGGTAGCCAGACCCAACCGTCAATGGGAATAGACATCAACTCG GCTTCACTCCAGCAGTACCGCAGTAATGCTGGATCCCCAGCCAACCAGTCTCCCACCTCTCCTGTCTCCAATCAAGGCTTCTCTCCTGGCAGCTCCCCTCAA CTTGAACAGTTTAACATGATAGAAAACGCCATTAGTTCCAACAGCCTGTACAGCCCTTGTTCCACCCTTAACTACTCCCAGGCCGCCATGATGGGACTCACTGGCAGTCATGGCAGCTTGCAGGACTCGCAGCAGCTCAATTACTCCAGCCATGGAAACATCCCCAACATCATTCTTACAG TGACAGGAGAATCTCCTCCCAGCTTATCAAAAGAACTGACCAGCTCTTTGGCAGGAGTGGGAGACGTCAGCTTTGACACGGATTCCCAGTTCCCTCTGGATGAACTCAAAATTGACCCTTTAACCTTGGATGGACTGCACATGCTGAACGACCCAGACATGGTCCTCACCGACCCCGCCACAGAGGACACGTTCAGGATGGACCGGCTGTGA
- the CRTC1 gene encoding CREB-regulated transcription coactivator 1 isoform X1, with product MAASNNPRKFSEKIALHNQKQAEETAAFEEVMKDLSLTRAHRLQLQKTQYLQLGQSRGQYYGGSLPNVNQIGNSAMDLPFQHNGALAEAFGAVPVSLTPFQSSGLDTSRTTRHHGLVDRVYRDRNRLGSPHRRPLSVDKHGRQVDSCPYGTVYLSPPSDTSWRRTNSDSALHQSTMTPTQQESFSGGSQDMQQKRVLLLTVPGMEETTSEADKTLSKQGWDTKKTGSSRPKSCEVPGINIFPSADQENTTTLIPATHNTGGSLPDLTNIHFPSPLPTPLDPEESTFPALSSSNSTGNLAANLTHLGISTASQGMTTTPAPSQQHRQPAVSPLSLSADSRRPQSQQMSPTLSPLSPITQAVAMDALSLEQQLPPYPFFTQTTSQQQQQTQVASTLPQNTPLMQTSGLQRGTQLPPLSVTVPSSIPQSPPGSQTQPSMGIDINSASLQQYRSNAGSPANQSPTSPVSNQGFSPGSSPQHSSILGSVFGDSYYDQQMTARQANALSHQLEQFNMIENAISSNSLYSPCSTLNYSQAAMMGLTGSHGSLQDSQQLNYSSHGNIPNIILTVTGESPPSLSKELTSSLAGVGDVSFDTDSQFPLDELKIDPLTLDGLHMLNDPDMVLTDPATEDTFRMDRL from the exons TTACAGCTGCAGAAAACCCAATATTTGCAACTGGGACAGAGTCGTGGCCAGTACTACGGTGGGTCACTGCCAAATGTGAATCAGATTGGAAACAGTGCCATGGATCTCCCCTTCCAG CACAACGGAGCTCTGGCAGAAGCCTTTGGAGCAGTTCCTGTCTCTTTG ACTCCTTTTCAGTCGTCGGGGTTGGACACAAGCAGAACAACTCGACATCATGGTCTGGTGGACAGAGTGTATCGTGACAGAAACCGTCTTGGCTCCCCGCATCGACGCCCTCTCTCTGTGGATAAACATGGAAGACAA GTGGACAGCTGTCCGTACGGCACTGTGTATCTGTCACCTCCGTCAGACACGAGCTGGAGAAG GACAAATTCTGATTCTGCCTTGCACCAGAGTACTATGACTCCAACACAACAAGAATCCTTCTCAGGAGGGTCACAGGACATGCAGCAGAAAAGAg ttttattactGACTGTCCCTGGAATGGAGGAAACCACCTCTGAGGCAGACAAAACCCTCTCTAAGCAGGGATGGGACACTAAAAAG ACTGGGTCATCAAGACCTAAATCATGTGAAGTTCCAGGAATCAA CATCTTTCCATCAGCTGACCAGGAAAACACTACAACACTGATTCCTGCTACGCATAACACAGGTGGCTCCCTGCCAGACCTGACAAACAtccatttcccttcccctctcccaacACCGTTAGATCCTGAGGAATCCACATTCCCAGCCCTGAGTAGCTCCAATAGTACCGGAAATCTTGCTGCCAATCTGACTCACTTGGGCATCAGCACTGCCAGTCAGG GAATGACGACGAcgccagccccttcccagcagcaccGTCAGCCAGCCGTCAGCCCCCTCTCCCTGAGCGCAGACTCCAGACGACCACAGTCACAGCAAATGTCTCCTACGCTTTCCCCTTTGTCACCAATTACTCAG GCCGTGGCTATGGATGCGTTGTCTCTGGAGCAGCAGCTTCCCCCATATCCATTTTTTACCCAGACAACTtcccagcaacagcagcagaccCAGGTGGCAAGTACACTGCCTCAGAATACTCCTTTAATGCAGACCTCTGGTTTACAGCGAGGAACACAGCTCCCCCCACTCTCCGTCACGGTACCTTCTTCCATCCCCCAGTCACCTCCGGGTAGCCAGACCCAACCGTCAATGGGAATAGACATCAACTCG GCTTCACTCCAGCAGTACCGCAGTAATGCTGGATCCCCAGCCAACCAGTCTCCCACCTCTCCTGTCTCCAATCAAGGCTTCTCTCCTGGCAGCTCCCCTCAA cattcTTCCATTCTGGGGAGTGTATTTGGTGACTCCTATTATGATCAGCAGATGACAGCTAGGCAGGCTAATGCCCTATCCCATCAG CTTGAACAGTTTAACATGATAGAAAACGCCATTAGTTCCAACAGCCTGTACAGCCCTTGTTCCACCCTTAACTACTCCCAGGCCGCCATGATGGGACTCACTGGCAGTCATGGCAGCTTGCAGGACTCGCAGCAGCTCAATTACTCCAGCCATGGAAACATCCCCAACATCATTCTTACAG TGACAGGAGAATCTCCTCCCAGCTTATCAAAAGAACTGACCAGCTCTTTGGCAGGAGTGGGAGACGTCAGCTTTGACACGGATTCCCAGTTCCCTCTGGATGAACTCAAAATTGACCCTTTAACCTTGGATGGACTGCACATGCTGAACGACCCAGACATGGTCCTCACCGACCCCGCCACAGAGGACACGTTCAGGATGGACCGGCTGTGA
- the CRTC1 gene encoding CREB-regulated transcription coactivator 1 isoform X4 — protein sequence MAASNNPRKFSEKIALHNQKQAEETAAFEEVMKDLSLTRAHRLQLQKTQYLQLGQSRGQYYGGSLPNVNQIGNSAMDLPFQHNGALAEAFGAVPVSLTPFQSSGLDTSRTTRHHGLVDRVYRDRNRLGSPHRRPLSVDKHGRQVDSCPYGTVYLSPPSDTSWRRTNSDSALHQSTMTPTQQESFSGGSQDMQQKRVLLLTVPGMEETTSEADKTLSKQGWDTKKTGSSRPKSCEVPGINIFPSADQENTTTLIPATHNTGGSLPDLTNIHFPSPLPTPLDPEESTFPALSSSNSTGNLAANLTHLGISTASQGMTTTPAPSQQHRQPAVSPLSLSADSRRPQSQQMSPTLSPLSPITQAVAMDALSLEQQLPPYPFFTQTTSQQQQQTQVASTLPQNTPLMQTSGLQRGTQLPPLSVTVPSSIPQSPPGSQTQPSMGIDINSHSSILGSVFGDSYYDQQMTARQANALSHQLEQFNMIENAISSNSLYSPCSTLNYSQAAMMGLTGSHGSLQDSQQLNYSSHGNIPNIILTVTGESPPSLSKELTSSLAGVGDVSFDTDSQFPLDELKIDPLTLDGLHMLNDPDMVLTDPATEDTFRMDRL from the exons TTACAGCTGCAGAAAACCCAATATTTGCAACTGGGACAGAGTCGTGGCCAGTACTACGGTGGGTCACTGCCAAATGTGAATCAGATTGGAAACAGTGCCATGGATCTCCCCTTCCAG CACAACGGAGCTCTGGCAGAAGCCTTTGGAGCAGTTCCTGTCTCTTTG ACTCCTTTTCAGTCGTCGGGGTTGGACACAAGCAGAACAACTCGACATCATGGTCTGGTGGACAGAGTGTATCGTGACAGAAACCGTCTTGGCTCCCCGCATCGACGCCCTCTCTCTGTGGATAAACATGGAAGACAA GTGGACAGCTGTCCGTACGGCACTGTGTATCTGTCACCTCCGTCAGACACGAGCTGGAGAAG GACAAATTCTGATTCTGCCTTGCACCAGAGTACTATGACTCCAACACAACAAGAATCCTTCTCAGGAGGGTCACAGGACATGCAGCAGAAAAGAg ttttattactGACTGTCCCTGGAATGGAGGAAACCACCTCTGAGGCAGACAAAACCCTCTCTAAGCAGGGATGGGACACTAAAAAG ACTGGGTCATCAAGACCTAAATCATGTGAAGTTCCAGGAATCAA CATCTTTCCATCAGCTGACCAGGAAAACACTACAACACTGATTCCTGCTACGCATAACACAGGTGGCTCCCTGCCAGACCTGACAAACAtccatttcccttcccctctcccaacACCGTTAGATCCTGAGGAATCCACATTCCCAGCCCTGAGTAGCTCCAATAGTACCGGAAATCTTGCTGCCAATCTGACTCACTTGGGCATCAGCACTGCCAGTCAGG GAATGACGACGAcgccagccccttcccagcagcaccGTCAGCCAGCCGTCAGCCCCCTCTCCCTGAGCGCAGACTCCAGACGACCACAGTCACAGCAAATGTCTCCTACGCTTTCCCCTTTGTCACCAATTACTCAG GCCGTGGCTATGGATGCGTTGTCTCTGGAGCAGCAGCTTCCCCCATATCCATTTTTTACCCAGACAACTtcccagcaacagcagcagaccCAGGTGGCAAGTACACTGCCTCAGAATACTCCTTTAATGCAGACCTCTGGTTTACAGCGAGGAACACAGCTCCCCCCACTCTCCGTCACGGTACCTTCTTCCATCCCCCAGTCACCTCCGGGTAGCCAGACCCAACCGTCAATGGGAATAGACATCAACTCG cattcTTCCATTCTGGGGAGTGTATTTGGTGACTCCTATTATGATCAGCAGATGACAGCTAGGCAGGCTAATGCCCTATCCCATCAG CTTGAACAGTTTAACATGATAGAAAACGCCATTAGTTCCAACAGCCTGTACAGCCCTTGTTCCACCCTTAACTACTCCCAGGCCGCCATGATGGGACTCACTGGCAGTCATGGCAGCTTGCAGGACTCGCAGCAGCTCAATTACTCCAGCCATGGAAACATCCCCAACATCATTCTTACAG TGACAGGAGAATCTCCTCCCAGCTTATCAAAAGAACTGACCAGCTCTTTGGCAGGAGTGGGAGACGTCAGCTTTGACACGGATTCCCAGTTCCCTCTGGATGAACTCAAAATTGACCCTTTAACCTTGGATGGACTGCACATGCTGAACGACCCAGACATGGTCCTCACCGACCCCGCCACAGAGGACACGTTCAGGATGGACCGGCTGTGA